In Spirochaeta thermophila DSM 6578, the following proteins share a genomic window:
- a CDS encoding GntR family transcriptional regulator gives MEFKETRPIYLQIADHIFEKIVSGSFKEGERIPSVRDLAEEMEVNPNTVLKTYGYLERHGVIHKQRGTGFYVSEGAKEKVKELQRERFFKEVLPEVFLMMDTLGITADDLIHYYTTWKEESHET, from the coding sequence GTGGAGTTTAAAGAGACGCGACCAATCTATCTTCAGATCGCAGATCACATCTTCGAGAAGATCGTCTCCGGGAGTTTCAAGGAAGGGGAGCGCATTCCCTCAGTGCGAGACCTTGCAGAGGAGATGGAGGTGAATCCAAATACAGTGCTCAAGACCTATGGGTATCTGGAACGACACGGTGTTATTCACAAGCAGCGGGGTACAGGCTTTTATGTGAGCGAAGGGGCAAAGGAAAAGGTGAAGGAGCTCCAGCGAGAAAGATTTTTTAAAGAGGTGCTTCCGGAGGTTTTCCTTATGATGGATACCCTCGGGATCACAGCTGATGATCTAATTCATTACTATACGACATGGAAGGAGGAATCGCATGAGACGTAA
- a CDS encoding ATP-binding cassette domain-containing protein — protein sequence MDSVIRIEDLSFSYTKNTPLFQDLSLCLYPGQVAGLLGENGAGKTTLLKLIAGELFPDEGTVEVFGIPADRRDPEVLGQLYFLAEELPSYSVVAETYARTTGVFYPRYRHEMFLELSDHLEVDVSKKLTQLSYGQQKKFFLAFALATGVPLLLLDEPTNGLDIPSKRQVRRLIPRYAAEGRTFLISTHQVRDLEHLIDPVIILRKGRVVLHASMDDLQERFSFVVAPEVPSAALYAEKVPGGYGAILPGGGKGEVDLELLFDAARTEPEAFARFLEKEGV from the coding sequence ATGGATTCTGTGATCCGAATAGAAGACCTATCCTTTAGTTATACGAAGAACACCCCTCTCTTCCAGGATCTTTCCCTTTGTCTCTACCCCGGTCAGGTGGCAGGCCTCCTAGGGGAGAACGGTGCAGGGAAGACCACCCTCCTCAAGCTCATCGCAGGAGAACTTTTTCCCGATGAGGGCACGGTAGAGGTCTTCGGTATCCCTGCTGACCGCAGGGATCCGGAAGTGCTTGGGCAGCTCTACTTTCTTGCCGAGGAACTTCCCTCCTACTCAGTGGTTGCTGAGACGTACGCCCGGACCACGGGTGTATTTTACCCAAGGTACCGCCACGAGATGTTTCTCGAGCTCTCCGACCACCTCGAGGTGGATGTCTCGAAGAAGCTCACCCAACTCTCGTACGGTCAGCAGAAGAAGTTTTTCCTGGCCTTTGCCCTCGCAACCGGGGTCCCTCTCCTCCTTCTGGATGAGCCTACGAACGGCCTCGACATACCCTCAAAGCGTCAGGTACGGCGGCTCATCCCTCGGTATGCAGCAGAAGGCCGTACGTTCCTCATAAGCACCCACCAGGTGCGCGATCTGGAACACCTCATCGACCCGGTGATCATCCTCCGTAAGGGGAGGGTGGTGCTCCATGCCTCAATGGATGACCTTCAGGAACGTTTCTCCTTCGTGGTGGCGCCCGAGGTGCCCTCCGCTGCCCTCTACGCAGAGAAGGTCCCCGGCGGCTATGGAGCGATCCTTCCGGGTGGCGGCAAGGGCGAGGTGGACCTCGAGCTCCTCTTCGATGCGGCGCGTACCGAACCAGAGGCGTTCGCGAGATTCCTTGAAAAGGAGGGAGTATGA
- a CDS encoding GIN domain-containing protein: MRRKVTNILLEVWIGVMVLLVGLFPGIASCVGEPHPLSWGDVETRKVEGRGFSKIVSSGVWEIRVVKGDEWSVEVEAPERLFEYLEVKERGDILSLGWRGRVTMWGNVPTPVARITVPSLRSVELSGACELTFRGLVEDRFSLEVSGAADVVGKEAAFGELELEVSGAGRVDLYEVEVEEAEVEISGAAHVTLWVTERLLGSVSGVGSLRYRGNPSEVDVDVSGAGSVAPF; the protein is encoded by the coding sequence ATGAGACGTAAGGTGACGAACATACTTCTGGAAGTGTGGATCGGGGTTATGGTGCTCCTGGTAGGACTCTTCCCCGGGATTGCTTCCTGTGTGGGAGAACCACATCCCCTGTCATGGGGAGATGTAGAGACCAGGAAGGTGGAGGGGAGAGGCTTTTCAAAGATAGTATCTTCAGGTGTGTGGGAAATAAGGGTGGTGAAAGGGGATGAGTGGTCGGTTGAGGTTGAGGCACCTGAACGTCTGTTTGAGTATCTGGAGGTAAAAGAGAGAGGGGACATCCTCTCTCTTGGATGGCGGGGAAGGGTCACTATGTGGGGAAACGTCCCCACTCCTGTTGCGAGGATTACCGTTCCCTCCTTGAGGTCAGTGGAACTCTCAGGCGCATGCGAACTCACTTTCCGTGGACTTGTTGAGGATCGGTTCTCCCTTGAGGTGTCGGGCGCTGCGGATGTGGTGGGCAAGGAGGCCGCGTTTGGCGAACTTGAGCTTGAGGTTTCAGGAGCAGGGAGGGTGGATTTGTATGAAGTAGAGGTTGAGGAAGCCGAGGTGGAGATATCGGGAGCAGCTCATGTGACGCTCTGGGTGACTGAACGGCTGTTGGGTTCGGTCTCGGGTGTAGGATCACTCAGATACAGGGGGAATCCGTCAGAGGTAGATGTGGATGTCTCAGGGGCCGGGTCGGTCGCTCCCTTCTGA
- a CDS encoding DF family (seleno)protein has translation MTIHFLYFEGCPHSRETREHLEEALQQLGLDPHMVKDVRIENQEQAETWRFPGSPTILVDATDLATGEVPTTVGFTCRVYHIEGKPTGVLPTRFIVERLESFLSRM, from the coding sequence ATGACCATACACTTTCTCTACTTTGAAGGATGCCCTCACAGCAGAGAGACGAGAGAGCACCTGGAAGAGGCGCTCCAGCAGCTAGGGCTCGATCCTCACATGGTAAAGGACGTGCGGATAGAGAACCAGGAACAGGCCGAAACGTGGCGGTTTCCTGGGTCGCCCACCATCCTTGTCGATGCCACGGACCTCGCTACAGGTGAGGTGCCCACCACCGTGGGCTTCACCTGCAGGGTGTACCACATAGAGGGAAAGCCCACAGGTGTGCTTCCCACCCGGTTCATCGTGGAGCGACTCGAGTCTTTTCTCTCTCGCATGTAA